The Cellulosimicrobium sp. ES-005 genome segment GATGCGCCTCGTCACGGTCGGGTGCTCGGGGTCGTTCGCCGGGCCCGAGTCGCCCGCGTCGTCGTACCTCGTCCAGGTCCCGGCCGCCGAGGCCGCGGCCGCGGGCTTCGAGGCGCGCGAGTGGAACGTCGTGCTCGACCTCGGGAACGGGTCGCTGGGTGCGCTCCAGCGGTTCGTGGACCCGCTCGACCTCGACGCGGTCGTGCTGTCGCACCTGCACCCCGACCACTTCGTCGACGTCTGCGGGCTGTACGTCTACCTGCGCTACCACCCCGAGCGCGGCTCGACCCGGACCGGGGTGCCGAGCCGGCTGACGGTGCTCGGTCCGTCGGGGACGGCCGCGCGCATCGAGGCGGCGTACGGCGCCGAGCCGGGCGACGGGATGACCGAGGAGCTCGACGTGCGGGTCTGGGACCCGGGCGCGCCCGTCCAGGTGGGGCCGTTCACGCTGGAGCCCTATCGCGTGTTCCACCCCGTCGAGGCGTACGGCGTGCGGGTCACCGGGCCCTCGTCCGCGCGGCCCGGCGAGCGGGCCGTGCTCGCGTACACGGGCGACACCGACGCGTGCGACGGCGTCGTCGAGCTCGCGCGGGACGCCGACCTGCTGCTGTCGGAGGCCGCGTTCCACGAGGGCCGCGACGACGGCGTCGAGCGCGGCATCCACCTCACGGGGCGCCGGGCGGGCGAGGTCGCGACGGCGGCCGGCGCGCACCGCCTGGTGCTGACGCACCTCCCGGCGTGGAACGACCCCGAACGCTCCCGCGCGGAAGCGCGCGAGTCGTACGCGGGTCCGGTCGACGTCGCGACGACGGGCGCGGTGTTCGACCTCTAGTCCCTGAGTGCGGGGGACCTGTCGCCCGCACGGCGTCGTGACGACAGACACCCGGCACTCAGCGGGTGCCGGGTGGTCGGTAGGGTGGCGGCATGACCATCCCCGCATCGTCCTCGGACACGGGCGCGCGCCTGCGCGCCGACGGCCGCACGCCCGACCAGCTCCGCCCCGTGACCATCACCCGCCACTGGCTCGACCAGGCCGAGGGCAGCGTGCTCGTCGAGTTCGGTCGCACGCGCGTGCTGTGCGCGGCGTCGTTCACGGAGGGCGTGCCGCGCTGGCGCAAGGGGTCGGGCGAGGGCTGGGTCACCGCCGAGTACGCGATGCTGCCGCGCGCGACGAACGAGCGCAGCCAGCGCGAGTCGGTCAAGGGCAGGATCGGCGGGCGCACGCACGAGATCTCGCGTCTCATCGGCCGGTCCCTGCGCGCGATCATCGACGTCTCGGCGCTCGGCGAGAACACGATCGTGCTCGACTGCGACGTCCTCCAGGCCGACGGCGGCACGCGCACCGCGGCGATCACCGGCGCCTACGTCGCGCTCGCCGACGCCGTCGCGTGGGGCCAGCGGCACGGCCACATCACGGGCGGCAAGCCCGTGCTGACCGACTCCGTCGCGGCGGTGAGCGTCGGGATCATCGACGGCACGCCCATGCTCGACCTCCCGTACGTCGAGGACGTGCGCGCCGAGACGGACATGAACGTCGTCGTCACGGGCTCCGGGACGTTCGTCGAGGTGCAGGGCACGGCGGAGCACGCGCCGTTCGACCGTGCCGAGCTCGACGCGCTGCTCGACCTCGCGGTGGCAGGCACGGCCGACCTCACCGCGATCCAGCGCGCGGCGCTCGCGGCGGACGCGCGGTGAGCGGCGCGCCCGAGGCGACGGGCGTCGTCGTGCCCGACGGCGCGCGCCTCGTCCTCGCGACGCACAACCCGGGCAAGATCGCCGAGCTGCGAGCCATCCTGGCCGCCGAGCTCGACGCGCACCCGGGGCTCGAGCTCGCGCCCGAGGCGATCGTCGGCGCGGGCGACGTGGGCGCGCCCGAGCCGGTCGAGGACGGCGTGACGTTCGCGGAGAACGCGCTCATCAAGGCGCGCGCGCTCGTCGCGGCCACGGGGCTGCCCGCCGTCGCGGACGACTCGGGCCTCGCCGTCGACGTGCTCGGCGGCGCCCCCGGGATCTTCTCGGCGCGCTGGGCCGGGCGGCACGGCGACGACGTCGCGAACCTCGAGCTCCTGCTCGCCCAGCTCGGCGACGTGCCCGCCGAGCACCGGGCCGCGGGCTTCGTGTGCGCGGCGGCGCTCGTCACGCCGGACGGCACCGAGGTGGTGCGCACCGGCGAGATGCGCGGGACCCTGCTCACCGCACCGCGCGGTGAGAACGGGTTCGGGTACGACCCGATCCTCCTGCCGGACGAGCAGCCGGACCCCGGCGCGCCCGCCCGCTCCGCGGCCGAGCTCAGCCCCGCGGAGAAGAACGCCGTCAGCCACAGGGGCAAGGCGTTCCGCGCGCTCGCACCGGAGATCGTGACCGTCCTCTCGTCGAGGTAGAGGCCCGGTCCGGCGAGGGAGAGGCCCGGTACGGCGAGGGAGAGGCCCGGTCCCCGACCACGCCTCTCCATCGGGCGACCACGCCTCTACCTCGGGGCGCGGGCCGCGCGGAGGCGTGTGACGAGCGTGGCGACGAGGCGCCACCCGACGAGCGTCGCGAGCAGGAACAGCGCGGAGACCACGAGGAACGGCACGGCGAGGCCCTCGCCCGTCAGGGCCCGCAGGGCCATGCCGACGGCCCACGTCAGCGCCCACGCGCCGACACCGACGGGCCAGGGCGCGAGCGGGCGTCGCCACGCGCGCAGCACGACCCACGCGACCGCGAGGCCGACGAGGAACGGCCATGCGATGCCGGTGACGGCGGTGAGAGGACTGTCCGCGGAGTGGGTCGCGCGGCCACCGGCGGCGAAGGCGAGGACGCTCACGACGTCGAGCGCGACGGCGAGCGCCACGGCCCCGGTCGTGGCCCGGTCCGTCGGGGGCGCCGTCGTCGTCCCGGGGGTGCCGGCGGCGGGAGACGGGACGTTCGCGTGGTCCGGTCCGGAGGGCGCGGTGCTCATGGGCTCGACCGTACCCCGCTCGCGAGATCGGCCCGTACGGTCGAGATCGACCCTCGGGAGGTCGATCTCGCGCCGCGGGGGCCGATCTCGCGGACCATAAGGTAGTCCCCGTGCATCTTGCCGCCGACGACCTCGCCTTCGCCTACCCCGGACGACCCGTCCTCGACGGGGTCGGGGTGCGCGTCGCGGCGGGGACGCGGCTCGGGGTGGTGGGGGAGAACGGCACGGGCAAGTCGACGCTGCTGCACGTGCTCTCGGGGGACCTCGCGCCGAGCCGCGGGGAGGTCCGGCGCGCGGGCTCGCTCGCGCTCGTCGAGCAGGAGCTCGCGATCGCGCCGGGCCAGACGGTCGGCACGCTCGTCGCCGCGACGCTCCGCGGGCTGCGGGCGGTCGCGGCGGAGCTCGAGGCGGCTGCACGCGACTTCGACCACGAGGCCGGCGACCTCGCCGAGCTCACGGAGATCCTCGCGCGGGCCGAGCACCTCGCGGTGTGGGACGCGGACCGGCGCGTCGACGTCGCGCTCTCGCGGCTCGGCGCGTGCCGCGACCGGGACCGCGAGCTTGCGACCCTGTCCGTCGGCGAGCGCTACCGCGTGCGGCTCGCGTGCCGGCTCGCCGAGCGTGCCGACCTGCTCCTCCTCGACGAGCCGACCAATCACCTCGACACCGGCGGGATCGACTTCCTCACCGGCGAGCTCGTCGCGTGGCGCGGCGGCGTGGTGATGGTCACGCACGACCG includes the following:
- a CDS encoding MBL fold metallo-hydrolase gives rise to the protein MRLVTVGCSGSFAGPESPASSYLVQVPAAEAAAAGFEAREWNVVLDLGNGSLGALQRFVDPLDLDAVVLSHLHPDHFVDVCGLYVYLRYHPERGSTRTGVPSRLTVLGPSGTAARIEAAYGAEPGDGMTEELDVRVWDPGAPVQVGPFTLEPYRVFHPVEAYGVRVTGPSSARPGERAVLAYTGDTDACDGVVELARDADLLLSEAAFHEGRDDGVERGIHLTGRRAGEVATAAGAHRLVLTHLPAWNDPERSRAEARESYAGPVDVATTGAVFDL
- the rph gene encoding ribonuclease PH, encoding MTIPASSSDTGARLRADGRTPDQLRPVTITRHWLDQAEGSVLVEFGRTRVLCAASFTEGVPRWRKGSGEGWVTAEYAMLPRATNERSQRESVKGRIGGRTHEISRLIGRSLRAIIDVSALGENTIVLDCDVLQADGGTRTAAITGAYVALADAVAWGQRHGHITGGKPVLTDSVAAVSVGIIDGTPMLDLPYVEDVRAETDMNVVVTGSGTFVEVQGTAEHAPFDRAELDALLDLAVAGTADLTAIQRAALAADAR
- a CDS encoding DUF3054 domain-containing protein, whose amino-acid sequence is MSTAPSGPDHANVPSPAAGTPGTTTAPPTDRATTGAVALAVALDVVSVLAFAAGGRATHSADSPLTAVTGIAWPFLVGLAVAWVVLRAWRRPLAPWPVGVGAWALTWAVGMALRALTGEGLAVPFLVVSALFLLATLVGWRLVATLVTRLRAARAPR
- the rdgB gene encoding RdgB/HAM1 family non-canonical purine NTP pyrophosphatase produces the protein MSGAPEATGVVVPDGARLVLATHNPGKIAELRAILAAELDAHPGLELAPEAIVGAGDVGAPEPVEDGVTFAENALIKARALVAATGLPAVADDSGLAVDVLGGAPGIFSARWAGRHGDDVANLELLLAQLGDVPAEHRAAGFVCAAALVTPDGTEVVRTGEMRGTLLTAPRGENGFGYDPILLPDEQPDPGAPARSAAELSPAEKNAVSHRGKAFRALAPEIVTVLSSR